The following proteins come from a genomic window of Heyndrickxia acidicola:
- a CDS encoding YpjP family protein translates to MKKWAKKSLVVLVSILSFGIVTPSHAIWNQKHEQADQQNYNRYFNNDQYSAIQTAKENTLDHRELLDKMMTAAEKQSYDKFGPKIKPVIEDEFREMILPNIQKAINQTIKQYPTEKLASLEITEHPSGGNGEKIFHIYDRENGNDVIRFHVRRDHPPLDGYYFNFHYHTKFDQYQAHNHLGSIYWDKNTPPKWMSV, encoded by the coding sequence ATGAAAAAATGGGCAAAAAAATCGCTGGTTGTATTAGTTTCCATTTTATCTTTTGGAATAGTGACACCTTCACATGCGATATGGAACCAAAAACATGAACAAGCAGACCAGCAAAACTATAATCGTTACTTTAATAATGATCAGTATAGTGCCATTCAAACGGCGAAGGAAAACACATTAGACCATCGAGAATTATTGGACAAAATGATGACCGCTGCTGAAAAACAATCATATGATAAATTTGGCCCGAAGATTAAACCTGTTATAGAAGATGAGTTCAGGGAAATGATTTTACCTAATATTCAGAAGGCGATTAACCAAACCATAAAGCAATATCCGACAGAAAAGCTGGCTTCTCTTGAGATAACAGAACATCCAAGCGGCGGAAATGGAGAAAAAATCTTTCATATTTATGATCGTGAAAATGGGAATGATGTCATTCGTTTTCATGTGAGAAGGGATCATCCTCCGTTAGATGGGTACTATTTTAATTTTCACTACCATACTAAATTCGATCAGTATCAAGCCCATAATCATTTAGGGTCGATATATTGGGATAAAAATACACCTCCAAAGTGGATGAGCGTATAA
- the msrA gene encoding peptide-methionine (S)-S-oxide reductase MsrA, protein MDHNHFEKATFAGGCFWCMVKPFDELPGIKSIISGYTGGITKNPTYEEVCGGGTGHTEAVQITFDPAVFPYKKLVEIFWQQIDPTDAGGQFFDRGRSYRPAIFYHNNEQKKIALESKENLQASRRFKKPIVVEIEPASEFYAAEDYHQDYYKKNTLRYHAYQEGSGRNAFKQNHWGDESR, encoded by the coding sequence ATGGACCATAATCATTTTGAGAAAGCTACTTTCGCAGGCGGTTGTTTCTGGTGTATGGTGAAGCCGTTCGATGAGCTTCCCGGGATTAAAAGCATTATATCAGGCTACACAGGCGGAATAACCAAGAACCCAACCTATGAGGAGGTTTGCGGGGGAGGAACCGGCCATACGGAGGCTGTTCAAATAACCTTTGATCCCGCTGTTTTTCCATATAAAAAGCTTGTAGAAATTTTTTGGCAGCAAATTGATCCGACAGATGCAGGAGGTCAGTTTTTTGACAGAGGGAGATCCTACCGTCCAGCCATTTTTTATCATAATAATGAGCAAAAAAAGATTGCTTTAGAATCTAAGGAAAACCTTCAAGCAAGCAGACGTTTTAAAAAACCCATTGTTGTCGAAATTGAACCGGCAAGCGAATTTTACGCTGCTGAAGATTACCATCAGGATTACTATAAAAAGAATACTCTTCGTTATCACGCCTACCAGGAAGGATCCGGCCGAAATGCTTTTAAGCAGAATCATTGGGGAGATGAGAGCAGATGA
- a CDS encoding SGNH/GDSL hydrolase family protein, which translates to MIKQFSQSRIQVEKKPHPPSDFIPKNITITAAGDSLTQGVGDSTKSGGYIPYLKKDLQSLKGVGTASFSNYGIQGNRTDQLLSRLQSQSSLRKSISHSDAVIITIGGNDVMKVFEDHISDLKVGEFQTAIFGYEHRLQELMKTIRTLNPHASIILIGIYNPFMEWFSNVQELDEIVANWNNVSMQVVAGYKNAEFVPVYDIFNHHEKDLLYTDYFHPNDKGYKLIANRVFRYMQNKQIDVLTK; encoded by the coding sequence GTGATAAAACAATTTTCTCAAAGCAGGATTCAGGTTGAGAAAAAACCGCATCCTCCAAGTGATTTTATTCCTAAAAATATTACCATTACGGCTGCAGGGGATTCACTTACGCAGGGAGTGGGTGACAGTACTAAAAGCGGAGGGTATATACCCTATTTGAAAAAGGACTTGCAAAGCCTGAAAGGTGTGGGTACAGCATCTTTTTCAAATTACGGAATACAGGGGAATAGAACGGATCAGCTGCTGTCAAGACTCCAAAGTCAATCGAGCTTGAGAAAAAGTATTTCTCATTCTGACGCGGTCATCATTACAATAGGCGGAAATGATGTGATGAAGGTGTTCGAAGACCATATTAGTGATCTTAAGGTTGGTGAATTTCAAACAGCCATATTCGGGTATGAACACCGCCTTCAGGAGTTAATGAAGACAATTCGTACACTGAACCCGCATGCCAGTATCATTCTCATTGGAATTTATAATCCTTTTATGGAGTGGTTTTCCAATGTTCAGGAGCTTGATGAAATTGTAGCTAACTGGAATAATGTCAGCATGCAGGTAGTTGCCGGATACAAAAATGCAGAGTTTGTTCCGGTATATGACATTTTCAATCATCATGAGAAAGATCTTCTATACACTGATTATTTTCATCCAAACGATAAAGGGTATAAGCTAATAGCTAACAGGGTTTTTCGATATATGCAGAATAAACAAATTGATGTTCTGACAAAATAA
- a CDS encoding nucleoside hydrolase → MGKKKLLFFSDFGVDDILAVLYAFFSTKIDMVGIVVDYGNISKENALRNVRFLKKLTGKENIPAFGGAAVPLTGKSPTYYPDIHGPAGLGPIVPSPDMFTFDFENFYEINSLIKKYENEIILFCSGRLSSLATMFILYPEMMKKVKDIYIMGGAFHSPGNVTPKAEANFYSDPYAVNLILEQSPIKTHIVPLDVTSHAILTPQMVNDLDRYYRLTNNQVGMIIKPMVDFYYRFYKSRSPQIEGSPMHDLLALWSLENREKIVFEPVPVRILVEEGEGFGQSLGDFRNILMKASWPVHYVAKEFDYSQFISQVIQTFKSIPINHEH, encoded by the coding sequence TTGGGCAAAAAAAAGCTGCTATTCTTTAGTGATTTTGGAGTTGATGATATATTAGCCGTTCTATATGCGTTTTTCAGCACCAAAATTGACATGGTGGGCATTGTGGTAGATTATGGGAATATCTCAAAGGAAAATGCTCTCCGCAATGTGCGGTTTCTAAAAAAATTGACTGGGAAAGAGAATATTCCTGCCTTTGGAGGTGCAGCGGTTCCTTTGACAGGTAAGAGTCCTACTTATTATCCTGATATTCACGGACCTGCAGGATTAGGCCCCATTGTGCCTAGCCCTGATATGTTCACCTTTGACTTTGAAAATTTTTATGAGATTAATTCTCTTATTAAAAAGTATGAAAATGAGATCATCCTTTTTTGTTCTGGCAGGCTGTCATCCCTTGCTACCATGTTTATACTGTATCCGGAAATGATGAAAAAGGTTAAAGATATCTACATAATGGGAGGTGCGTTTCACTCCCCAGGGAATGTAACACCTAAGGCTGAAGCAAATTTTTATAGTGATCCTTATGCAGTAAATCTGATACTGGAACAATCTCCAATTAAAACCCATATCGTGCCTCTCGATGTAACCAGTCATGCCATTTTGACTCCGCAAATGGTAAATGATTTAGATCGTTATTATAGGCTTACAAATAATCAGGTTGGGATGATTATTAAGCCAATGGTTGACTTTTATTATCGGTTTTATAAAAGCAGGTCACCTCAAATAGAAGGCAGTCCGATGCACGATTTACTAGCACTATGGTCACTCGAGAATCGCGAGAAAATTGTATTTGAACCTGTGCCCGTACGTATTTTGGTTGAAGAAGGGGAAGGGTTTGGCCAAAGCCTGGGGGATTTTCGGAATATATTAATGAAAGCGTCTTGGCCTGTTCACTATGTTGCCAAAGAGTTTGATTATTCTCAGTTTATTTCTCAAGTGATTCAAACATTTAAATCGATTCCTATAAATCATGAACATTAA
- a CDS encoding YozD family protein, which produces MREIEVYIDTEEIAEFFYQELIKRGYVPGEEELEEIADITFDYLIAKCIIDEEWEEDSY; this is translated from the coding sequence ATGAGAGAAATTGAAGTCTATATTGACACTGAAGAAATTGCTGAATTTTTCTATCAGGAGTTAATTAAACGCGGGTACGTCCCCGGTGAAGAAGAACTTGAGGAAATCGCCGACATTACATTTGATTATTTAATAGCGAAATGTATAATCGATGAAGAGTGGGAGGAGGACTCCTATTAA
- a CDS encoding YjcZ family sporulation protein: MYYGGYDGCGCYPTYNYGGCGYGGFVGGNRNCFALIVVLFILLIIIGACWIN, from the coding sequence ATGTACTACGGAGGATATGATGGCTGCGGCTGTTACCCAACATACAATTATGGAGGCTGTGGTTACGGCGGCTTTGTCGGCGGAAACAGGAACTGCTTTGCTTTAATTGTTGTCCTGTTTATTTTGCTTATTATTATAGGTGCTTGTTGGATTAACTAA
- a CDS encoding methyl-accepting chemotaxis protein, which yields MTKKTKYKETRKPFFKKKEKKSKNNVMSKQKIVIGYSRTIRGKITISFGLLTILLMGLTITYYVNMNSLENEITHITSHDLVIHDNVQQLLTASVSLENAERGYVISNDTDSLNEYNSSKGKVEAYIANLKKMLASEPTEQKQMDNVESAYNFWNGYIENVVQSREYSSFQEAADAVKSAQGKKYMSQVQENLQQLLAAETSVTNKRIENLHTQVMISKVATISLSTLALVLSIVLSLMLSRSIKSNVRRISRSILEIASAGGDLTKRIKIKSHDELGSLAKDTNMLIEGIANLIKEISLMAENVSISSEELLASAEETSKTIMSIAETTSEIASGSEEASIQMDSSMKKMSLLENVIIQLHSQAETVKSSAIAMKAAAEEGSRSVKLSSNKVLNIKDIMARTTDTIASLGQKSSEITNIINTITAISEQTNLLALNAAIEAARAGEQGRGFAVVADEVRKLAEQSRVAAKEVTHIIHAIQSEVSAIISQNRQGAEEVITGVEISNKTNASLQKIMEHTNETTTVIEGMADQINHTFVLSKDVTQAFSHVNGISENTASHTETTAAASEQGSAAMEEVTAAASELSQQAEKLRALISNFKI from the coding sequence ATGACAAAAAAAACAAAATACAAAGAAACCAGAAAGCCATTCTTTAAGAAAAAGGAGAAAAAATCAAAAAACAATGTGATGAGCAAGCAAAAGATTGTGATCGGCTACTCAAGAACAATAAGAGGGAAAATTACTATATCCTTTGGTCTGCTGACAATTCTGTTAATGGGTCTCACGATTACCTATTATGTGAATATGAACAGCCTGGAAAATGAGATTACTCATATCACCAGCCACGATCTGGTTATCCATGACAATGTTCAGCAGCTCCTCACAGCTTCTGTCAGCCTGGAAAATGCAGAACGTGGTTATGTAATTTCAAATGATACCGATTCACTTAATGAATATAACTCCAGCAAAGGAAAAGTTGAAGCTTACATAGCTAATTTAAAGAAAATGCTTGCATCTGAACCAACAGAACAAAAACAAATGGATAATGTGGAGTCAGCCTACAATTTTTGGAATGGCTATATTGAAAATGTTGTTCAATCAAGAGAATATTCTTCTTTTCAGGAAGCTGCGGATGCAGTAAAATCTGCGCAGGGAAAAAAATATATGAGTCAGGTCCAAGAAAATCTGCAACAGCTTTTGGCGGCTGAAACATCCGTCACAAATAAAAGGATTGAAAATCTGCATACACAAGTGATGATTTCAAAAGTGGCAACAATTTCCCTCTCTACACTGGCATTGGTATTATCAATCGTATTAAGCTTGATGCTTTCAAGAAGCATTAAATCCAATGTTAGAAGAATAAGCCGTTCCATTCTAGAGATTGCAAGTGCAGGCGGTGATTTGACAAAGCGAATTAAGATAAAAAGCCACGATGAGCTTGGAAGTCTGGCAAAGGATACCAACATGCTTATTGAAGGAATTGCCAATTTAATCAAAGAAATTTCTTTGATGGCTGAAAATGTATCCATCAGCAGTGAAGAGCTCCTGGCATCCGCTGAGGAAACAAGCAAAACCATTATGTCCATAGCTGAAACAACAAGTGAAATAGCTTCAGGGAGCGAAGAGGCGTCCATTCAGATGGACAGCTCCATGAAAAAAATGAGTTTATTGGAGAACGTTATTATCCAATTACACTCACAGGCAGAGACAGTTAAATCTTCAGCCATAGCTATGAAAGCAGCTGCAGAGGAAGGAAGCCGATCTGTCAAACTTTCCTCCAACAAAGTTTTGAATATCAAGGATATTATGGCACGCACCACTGACACAATCGCTTCATTAGGCCAAAAATCCAGTGAAATCACAAACATTATTAATACCATTACCGCTATTTCTGAACAGACCAATCTATTGGCTTTAAATGCTGCCATTGAAGCAGCAAGAGCAGGAGAACAAGGCCGTGGATTCGCTGTTGTAGCAGATGAAGTACGTAAATTGGCAGAGCAATCACGAGTGGCTGCAAAAGAAGTCACGCATATTATTCATGCTATCCAAAGTGAAGTTTCAGCTATTATCAGTCAAAATCGACAAGGAGCAGAAGAAGTCATTACAGGAGTGGAAATATCGAATAAAACCAATGCTTCCCTTCAAAAAATTATGGAACACACGAATGAAACCACAACTGTAATTGAAGGAATGGCTGATCAGATTAACCATACCTTTGTATTGAGCAAGGATGTCACTCAAGCCTTCAGCCATGTCAATGGAATATCTGAGAATACTGCTTCTCATACGGAAACCACGGCTGCCGCTTCAGAGCAAGGGTCAGCTGCCATGGAAGAAGTTACAGCTGCAGCTTCCGAATTGTCACAGCAGGCTGAAAAATTAAGAGCTCTTATCAGTAATTTTAAAATTTAA
- a CDS encoding YozE family protein, with product MEKSFYHYLMKYRDPKLKDDLTFFANAAYDDHSFPKMSSEYHEISNYLELNGPYLPSMAIFDQAWDLYISEKNQK from the coding sequence ATGGAAAAATCTTTTTATCATTATTTAATGAAATATCGTGATCCAAAGCTGAAAGACGATTTAACTTTTTTTGCAAATGCAGCCTATGATGATCACAGCTTTCCAAAAATGTCTTCAGAGTATCACGAAATCAGCAATTACCTTGAATTAAACGGACCTTATCTGCCCTCAATGGCTATTTTTGATCAGGCGTGGGATTTATATATTTCTGAGAAAAATCAAAAATAA
- a CDS encoding YodL domain-containing protein, with amino-acid sequence MQFMQLIKHIKKEYNIYDATLFQTPAYGGKRGFEKVYRLDVPAKNHMEALNELFVLFNHPDSMPKDCKARFVSTGDIIFIDEGRKGHFYYQLKSGGWKSINRILLH; translated from the coding sequence ATGCAGTTTATGCAGCTAATAAAGCATATAAAAAAGGAATACAACATATATGACGCAACGCTTTTCCAGACACCCGCCTACGGTGGCAAGAGGGGGTTTGAGAAGGTCTATAGGCTGGATGTACCGGCCAAAAACCATATGGAAGCCTTGAATGAGCTTTTTGTTTTATTCAATCATCCTGACAGCATGCCTAAGGATTGTAAAGCACGGTTTGTGTCTACAGGAGACATTATTTTTATTGACGAAGGAAGGAAAGGGCATTTTTATTACCAATTAAAGTCAGGAGGATGGAAAAGCATCAACAGGATTTTGCTCCATTAA
- a CDS encoding dihydrofolate reductase, whose protein sequence is MISFLWAQDKKGVIGLNNHLPWRLPEDLKYFKNTTMGHAVVMGRKTYESIGRPLPGRKNIILTRDLDFHAEECLVLHTKNDLLAWAEETRQEVFITGGAEIFGLFISEADRLYVTKIEETFEGDTYFPILDWTDWTLISNEKGTRNAENPYDYFFQVYERVSNP, encoded by the coding sequence ATGATATCGTTTTTATGGGCTCAGGACAAAAAGGGAGTAATTGGATTGAACAATCACCTTCCATGGAGACTGCCTGAAGATTTGAAGTATTTTAAAAACACTACAATGGGCCATGCGGTTGTAATGGGAAGGAAGACATATGAATCGATCGGCAGACCTCTCCCTGGAAGAAAAAATATTATTTTAACGAGAGACCTTGATTTTCATGCAGAAGAATGCCTTGTCTTACATACAAAAAATGATTTGTTAGCATGGGCAGAAGAAACTCGGCAAGAAGTTTTTATAACAGGCGGAGCTGAGATATTTGGTCTTTTTATTTCTGAAGCAGACCGCTTGTATGTGACAAAAATTGAAGAAACATTTGAAGGAGATACTTATTTCCCAATTCTTGATTGGACAGATTGGACGTTGATTTCAAATGAAAAAGGAACGCGCAATGCAGAAAATCCATATGATTACTTTTTTCAAGTATATGAACGAGTTTCTAACCCGTAA
- a CDS encoding DUF4397 domain-containing protein gives MFPDKLPLDTTAVFNSWSRHYPYISSYEYPYDYLQHAFFVNQMQKERRQSSKQPLFYYVRFFHAASGHENVDIYINGKMIFKAFSFKQLSPYLTFAAGLYRIEIYPAGTQEFPLIIKEIRLQNGAYITVALSGIKEEIQLNSYVDQAQFILPISVIRFLHLSKGSPAIDVNIKGGVTLFNRISYQNASNFLSFVPMTATLELRESNTKRLISAFPNITFKPDQSHTIAWVENDLKML, from the coding sequence ATGTTCCCTGATAAATTGCCGCTTGATACCACTGCTGTATTTAATAGTTGGTCGCGACATTATCCCTATATAAGCTCCTATGAATATCCGTATGATTACCTGCAGCATGCATTCTTTGTAAATCAGATGCAAAAAGAAAGGCGACAATCATCTAAACAGCCATTGTTTTATTATGTACGATTCTTTCATGCAGCTTCAGGGCATGAAAATGTAGATATATATATAAATGGAAAAATGATATTTAAGGCTTTCTCCTTCAAACAGTTAAGTCCATATTTAACATTTGCAGCTGGACTCTACCGAATTGAAATATACCCTGCAGGAACACAAGAGTTCCCTCTGATTATAAAAGAAATACGGCTGCAAAATGGAGCCTACATTACCGTGGCTTTATCGGGCATAAAAGAGGAAATACAGCTGAATTCCTATGTCGATCAGGCTCAATTCATTCTTCCCATCAGCGTTATTCGCTTTCTTCATCTCTCAAAGGGCTCCCCTGCCATCGATGTAAACATTAAAGGAGGAGTCACCTTATTTAACAGAATCTCTTACCAAAATGCCTCGAATTTTCTCAGCTTTGTCCCCATGACCGCCACATTGGAATTGAGAGAGTCAAATACAAAGCGATTAATATCCGCTTTTCCCAATATTACTTTTAAGCCTGATCAATCCCATACCATCGCATGGGTAGAGAATGATCTTAAAATGCTTTGA
- a CDS encoding thymidylate synthase, whose product MKQYLDLCHHVLENGIKKGDRTGTGTISVFGYQMRFDLQKGFPLVTTKKLHLKSIIHELLWMLKGDTNVRYLQENGVRIWNEWADDKGELGPVYGHQWRSWSVSDGSNVDQIKDVVEQIKSNPDSRRLIVSSWNVGEIDQMALPPCHCFFQFYVADGKLSCQLYQRSADIFLGVPFNIASYALLTMMMAQACGLQPGEFIHTLGDAHIYLNHLEQVKEQLTREPRKLPKMKINEDIKNILEFNFEDFQLENYDPHPHIKGVVSV is encoded by the coding sequence GTGAAACAATATTTAGACCTTTGTCATCATGTGCTAGAAAACGGAATAAAGAAAGGAGATCGGACAGGAACTGGAACGATCAGTGTATTTGGATATCAAATGAGGTTTGATTTACAAAAGGGTTTTCCACTGGTAACGACAAAAAAACTTCACTTGAAATCCATTATTCATGAATTGCTTTGGATGCTGAAGGGGGACACAAATGTCCGTTACCTTCAGGAAAACGGTGTACGTATTTGGAATGAGTGGGCTGACGATAAAGGTGAACTGGGGCCAGTTTATGGACATCAGTGGAGATCATGGTCTGTATCTGATGGAAGCAATGTTGACCAAATTAAGGATGTCGTGGAGCAGATAAAGAGTAATCCTGATTCCAGACGTTTAATAGTAAGCTCATGGAATGTCGGTGAAATTGATCAAATGGCTCTGCCTCCATGTCATTGCTTTTTTCAGTTTTACGTTGCAGATGGAAAGCTTTCCTGCCAATTGTATCAAAGATCTGCAGACATTTTTCTTGGAGTTCCCTTTAATATTGCTTCTTACGCCCTTTTAACAATGATGATGGCACAGGCGTGCGGTCTTCAGCCTGGAGAATTTATACATACTTTAGGTGATGCCCATATTTATTTGAATCATTTGGAGCAAGTAAAGGAGCAGCTAACAAGAGAACCAAGGAAGCTTCCTAAGATGAAAATAAATGAGGATATTAAAAACATACTTGAATTTAACTTTGAGGATTTCCAACTTGAGAACTATGATCCTCATCCGCATATTAAGGGGGTCGTAAGTGTATGA
- the msrB gene encoding peptide-methionine (R)-S-oxide reductase MsrB, whose product MTKVNIEEAKKKLNPMQYEVTQKNGTEPPFRNEFWNYTEEGLYVDIVSGKPLFSSKDKFDAGCGWPSFTKPLIEDEVIEKTDTSYGMLRTEVRSKKADSHLGHVFDDGPGPTRLRYCINSAALRFIPKEKLASEGYEDWVKHFEG is encoded by the coding sequence ATGACTAAAGTAAATATTGAAGAGGCTAAGAAAAAATTAAATCCAATGCAATATGAAGTGACCCAAAAGAACGGAACAGAACCTCCTTTCCGAAATGAATTTTGGAATTATACGGAAGAGGGACTGTATGTAGATATCGTTTCCGGAAAGCCTTTATTCAGTTCGAAAGATAAATTTGATGCTGGGTGCGGCTGGCCAAGTTTCACCAAACCTTTAATTGAAGACGAAGTAATTGAAAAAACAGATACAAGTTATGGAATGCTGCGGACTGAGGTTAGAAGCAAGAAAGCAGATTCTCATTTGGGACATGTCTTTGATGATGGACCAGGCCCAACAAGGCTGCGCTATTGTATCAATTCAGCAGCCTTGCGATTTATTCCGAAAGAAAAATTAGCATCTGAAGGCTACGAGGACTGGGTTAAACATTTTGAAGGTTAA
- a CDS encoding YpmS family protein — MTIKNGWKRAFFVLVIVELCVAAGLIGFVLFPSSQKSIPKLPTNNGEYVPFHVHTNKEDLNQVIAHYLKQKGQKGPVHYNVVLNHDVELYGTVHVFTENIQLKMTFEPKSLRNGDLILKEKSLSFGNMNLPASYILKFVSSSYDLPDWVSVNPNAESIYVALTRMKLSNNARVKVDEFNLNDDKIAFTLLFPGK, encoded by the coding sequence ATGACTATAAAAAATGGTTGGAAGCGTGCTTTTTTTGTACTTGTGATTGTGGAATTATGCGTGGCAGCAGGATTAATCGGATTCGTTTTATTCCCTTCTTCTCAAAAATCTATACCCAAATTGCCGACAAATAATGGAGAGTATGTTCCATTCCATGTGCATACTAATAAAGAAGATTTAAACCAGGTCATTGCACATTATTTAAAGCAAAAAGGCCAAAAAGGACCTGTTCATTATAATGTGGTTTTAAATCATGATGTGGAATTGTATGGTACTGTCCATGTGTTTACCGAAAATATTCAACTGAAAATGACCTTTGAACCAAAATCACTCAGAAACGGCGACTTAATTCTGAAAGAAAAGTCCTTATCCTTTGGGAATATGAATCTGCCTGCATCCTATATTTTGAAATTTGTCAGCAGTTCCTATGATTTACCGGACTGGGTAAGTGTTAATCCAAATGCGGAATCCATTTATGTTGCTTTAACACGTATGAAGCTTTCAAACAATGCCAGAGTAAAAGTTGATGAGTTTAATTTAAATGATGATAAGATAGCTTTTACTTTGCTCTTTCCAGGAAAATAA
- a CDS encoding aldehyde dehydrogenase family protein yields MKQLLWVDGEWVEGAGYTDLFSPYKHTKIAEVARADVKQVHAAIESASRAFEITRKMPAHQRADILEKVADFIKQDRKECAELIAKEAGKPLKYALAEVDRTIMTYKFASEEARRLYGETVPLDAAPGGEGRVSYTVKEPLGVITGITPFNFPMNLVAHKIGPAIASGNTIVIKPASQTPLSSFKIAEYFHMAGLPAGALNVISGSGSEIGEILTKDDRVKMITFTGSPSVGESIRNHAGLKRVTLELGSNSAVIVDKDSDLESVVPRVITGAFSYQGQVCISIQRIFVQESIFHAFVKAMVEETKKLTIGDPFSMDTDVSPMISEKDTKRALSWINKAIENGSALAVGGKVKEGALEPSILLHTPLNQEVSCEEVFAPVVHVNPFGEFSEAISMVNQSKYGLQAGIFTKDVNKAFKAAQELHVGGVMINEIPTFRVDNMPYGGVKMSGMGREGIKYAVDEMTELKFISFKLEQ; encoded by the coding sequence ATGAAGCAATTATTATGGGTTGATGGTGAATGGGTGGAGGGAGCAGGCTATACGGATTTGTTTTCTCCTTATAAACATACAAAGATTGCGGAGGTGGCAAGGGCTGATGTAAAACAGGTTCATGCAGCGATTGAATCTGCAAGCCGGGCATTTGAAATCACAAGGAAAATGCCTGCCCATCAACGTGCTGATATATTGGAAAAAGTTGCTGATTTCATTAAACAAGATCGAAAAGAATGTGCAGAATTGATAGCAAAAGAAGCCGGCAAGCCGCTAAAATATGCCTTAGCCGAAGTGGACCGAACCATCATGACGTATAAATTTGCATCAGAAGAGGCTAGGAGGCTGTATGGTGAGACAGTGCCCCTTGATGCAGCTCCTGGAGGCGAGGGAAGAGTTTCCTATACTGTCAAGGAACCTCTCGGTGTTATAACAGGTATTACTCCTTTTAATTTCCCAATGAATTTAGTCGCTCATAAGATTGGACCTGCTATTGCAAGTGGAAATACCATTGTCATTAAGCCCGCCAGCCAGACGCCCCTTTCCTCCTTTAAAATAGCAGAATACTTTCATATGGCGGGATTGCCTGCTGGGGCATTGAATGTCATTTCTGGAAGCGGAAGCGAAATAGGGGAAATCCTTACAAAGGATGACAGAGTAAAAATGATTACTTTTACAGGAAGCCCATCTGTGGGTGAATCGATAAGAAATCATGCCGGATTAAAACGAGTTACCCTTGAGCTTGGCTCTAACTCGGCCGTTATTGTGGACAAGGATTCTGACTTAGAATCTGTTGTACCTAGAGTCATAACTGGAGCTTTTTCATACCAGGGTCAAGTTTGTATTTCCATTCAAAGAATATTTGTCCAAGAATCTATTTTTCATGCCTTTGTGAAAGCGATGGTTGAAGAAACCAAAAAACTAACCATTGGAGACCCTTTTTCCATGGATACAGATGTTTCCCCAATGATATCTGAAAAAGATACAAAAAGGGCCCTTTCATGGATTAACAAGGCAATTGAAAATGGATCTGCTTTGGCTGTGGGCGGAAAAGTAAAGGAAGGTGCGCTAGAGCCCTCCATATTGTTACATACCCCCTTAAATCAAGAGGTTTCGTGCGAGGAGGTTTTTGCTCCTGTCGTTCACGTAAATCCATTCGGAGAATTTTCCGAGGCGATCAGCATGGTAAACCAATCTAAGTATGGATTACAGGCAGGAATCTTTACAAAAGACGTGAATAAAGCATTTAAAGCAGCACAGGAGCTCCATGTCGGAGGGGTTATGATAAATGAAATACCTACATTCAGAGTTGACAATATGCCATATGGCGGTGTTAAAATGAGCGGAATGGGACGGGAAGGAATTAAGTATGCGGTGGACGAAATGACAGAGTTGAAATTTATCAGCTTTAAACTTGAGCAGTAA